The following are encoded in a window of Vicinamibacteria bacterium genomic DNA:
- a CDS encoding ABC transporter permease — MKHVVVAIRRIVNTKAFSVVVVLTLALGVGAVTAAFTLVESVLLRPLPYDAPESLVRVLAFDRDEGQAEWLSWAEATGLRTESAALEGVAVSTVFPATLRTDEGSERLERAFVSDNYFPLLGVEPVVGSLFLEGEERQVLISRRLWRQRWSGSLDVLGRTLELDGGLYTVTGVLPDTVYTHDLGSTPADLWLPSPIDRLTADPHFRIFTVIARLSPGATRDRVREELQALQRRLAAEAPDVYDGWDAQVDSLHASLVGEADQGLFLLLGAVCLILLIATVNLANLMTSRFLGRRREIATRLALGDSSTGILRDATLEGGILAACGGALGTLLAVGSLRLLPYLLPFTLPREAEVAADPRMIATGLVSAAIATVLFALLPALGVVKSNSATALRHGGRAVAGDGGRARGFVVAAQVALSIPLLVGAGLLTQSLFQLSQRHLGMQPDGLVSVRVSVPASLYREAIDRAQFFRQLLDTLRALPGVESAGATLQVPLVAHQADRTRFRFVEGPEVLAAERPRALLQVVSEGYFETLGTRVIEGRPFDSRDDASADPVMIVSAELARRERTGRSPLGLHVETELTISPDEPNVRRIIGVVEDIPHFGPRFEAEPQIFVP, encoded by the coding sequence ATGAAACACGTTGTCGTCGCGATTCGTCGTATCGTCAATACGAAAGCGTTCAGCGTCGTCGTCGTTCTCACACTCGCGTTGGGAGTCGGCGCCGTGACCGCGGCCTTCACCCTGGTAGAGTCGGTGCTCCTCCGGCCTCTTCCGTACGACGCCCCCGAATCCCTCGTACGCGTGCTCGCATTCGATCGCGACGAGGGCCAGGCGGAGTGGCTTTCCTGGGCCGAGGCCACCGGTCTCCGCACCGAGAGCGCGGCGCTCGAGGGGGTCGCCGTCTCCACCGTTTTTCCCGCCACGCTGAGGACCGACGAAGGAAGCGAACGGCTGGAGCGTGCCTTCGTCTCCGACAACTACTTTCCTCTGCTTGGAGTCGAGCCCGTGGTCGGAAGCCTCTTCCTCGAAGGGGAGGAGCGCCAAGTGTTGATAAGCCGACGCCTGTGGCGGCAACGTTGGTCCGGCAGCCTCGACGTGTTGGGGCGAACACTCGAGCTCGATGGCGGGCTGTATACCGTCACCGGGGTCCTCCCCGACACGGTGTACACGCACGACCTGGGCAGCACCCCCGCCGACCTCTGGCTACCTAGCCCGATCGACCGATTGACGGCGGACCCTCATTTTCGCATCTTCACCGTCATCGCCCGTCTGAGTCCGGGCGCGACTCGGGATCGAGTCCGCGAAGAGCTCCAGGCTCTGCAGCGTCGGCTGGCCGCCGAGGCGCCGGATGTCTATGACGGGTGGGACGCTCAGGTGGATTCGCTCCATGCCTCGCTCGTCGGCGAAGCCGATCAAGGGCTGTTCCTGCTTCTTGGCGCCGTCTGTCTCATCTTGCTCATCGCTACCGTCAATCTGGCGAACCTGATGACGTCTCGTTTCCTCGGACGGCGCCGCGAGATCGCTACCCGGCTCGCACTCGGCGACAGCTCCACCGGCATCTTGCGCGACGCCACGCTCGAGGGAGGAATTCTAGCCGCCTGTGGCGGCGCGCTAGGAACTCTCCTTGCGGTAGGAAGCCTCCGACTCCTTCCGTATCTATTGCCGTTCACGCTACCTCGAGAGGCGGAGGTCGCCGCGGACCCGCGCATGATTGCCACCGGCCTCGTATCCGCCGCAATCGCGACGGTCTTGTTCGCGCTCCTTCCCGCGCTCGGCGTCGTGAAGAGCAATTCGGCGACCGCATTGCGGCACGGGGGACGGGCCGTGGCGGGGGACGGCGGACGAGCGCGAGGGTTCGTTGTCGCCGCCCAGGTGGCGCTCTCGATCCCCTTGCTCGTCGGAGCGGGCTTGCTGACTCAGAGTCTCTTCCAGCTTTCCCAGAGGCACCTGGGCATGCAACCCGACGGGCTCGTGAGCGTGAGAGTCTCCGTGCCCGCGTCTCTGTATCGGGAAGCCATCGACCGAGCGCAATTCTTTCGCCAGCTCCTCGACACTCTCCGAGCCCTTCCCGGCGTCGAGAGCGCGGGAGCGACGCTCCAGGTTCCCCTGGTCGCCCACCAGGCCGACCGCACGCGGTTCCGCTTCGTGGAAGGCCCGGAGGTGCTGGCGGCCGAACGTCCCCGGGCTCTTCTGCAGGTCGTGTCGGAGGGTTACTTCGAGACTCTGGGCACCCGAGTGATCGAAGGGCGTCCGTTCGACTCCCGAGACGATGCCAGCGCAGATCCGGTGATGATCGTCAGCGCCGAGCTGGCACGGCGCGAGCGAACCGGGCGCAGCCCGCTCGGTCTCCACGTCGAGACCGAGCTCACCATCTCGCCCGACGAGCCCAACGTGAGGCGGATCATCGGTGTGGTCGAGGACATTCCCCATTTCGGACCGCGCTTCGAAGCGGAGCCGCAGATCTTCGTTCCCC